In Tachysurus vachellii isolate PV-2020 chromosome 1, HZAU_Pvac_v1, whole genome shotgun sequence, a genomic segment contains:
- the tal1 gene encoding T-cell acute lymphocytic leukemia protein 1 homolog produces MMEKLKRERARSSEDEQKDCCSPGCDTAGEEGETHGKQEGTTTTTTRTTSESAESARRGAHLLLLNGVAKETAPGGCEPKQEVAVIELATRGDIKGTELEANCRHTVQTTELRRPPVPLPLPPREPLNEAKRMVQLSPAAFPALPARAMLYSNMAQPLATLNSGFAGDAEQYGMYPSNRLKRRAAPYEIEINDGSQTKVVRRIFTNSRERWRQQNVNGAFAELRKLIPTHPPDKKLSKNEILRLAMKYINFLAKLLNDQDDLIGGEAAARVRDGRDEGLVREDLLQDMLSPNSSCGSLLDGDGSPDSFTEEQDSSVESRASGRGLHHSAMTVDTSNQR; encoded by the exons ATGATGGAGAAACTTAAACGTGAGCGCGCCAGAAGTAGTGAGGATGAGCAAAAGGATTGCTGCTCACCGGGATGCGACACTGCTGGGGAGGAGGGCGAGACGCACGGGAAACAGGAAGGCACGACCACCACCACGACGCGCACGACGTCCGAGTCTGCTGAGAGCGCGCGGAGAGGCgcccacctcctcctccttaaTGGCGTTGCCAAGGAAACGGCGCCCGGCGGCTGCGAGCCAAAACAGGAAGTGGCAGTGATCGAGCTGGCCACGAGAGGCGATATAAAAGGCACCGAGTTGGAGGCGAACTGCAGACACACGGTGCAGACCACCGAGTTGCGCAGACCACCAGTTCCTCTGCCGCTGCCCCCGAGGGAGCCGCTAAACGAAGCCAAGCGAATGGTGCAGCTGAGTCCAGCCGCATTCCCTGCTCTGCCCGCCCGCGCCATGCTCTACAGCAACATGGCGCAACCGCTCGCCACTCTCAACAG TGGCTTCGCTGGGGACGCGGAGCAGTACGGCATGTACCCCAGTAACCGCCTGAAACGCAGAGCTGCGCCCTACGAGATTGAGATCAACGATG GTTCACAGACGAAGGTTGTGCGGCGCATCTTCACAAACAGCCGTGAGCGCTGGAGGCAACAGAATGTGAATGGTGCCTTTGCTGAGCTGCGCAAGCTCATCCCCACTCATCCTCCCGACAAGAAACTGAGCAAGAACGAGATCCTGCGTCTGGCTATGAAGTACATCAATTTCCTGGCAAAGCTGTTAAATGACCAGGATGACCTGATAGGTGGGGAGGCAGCAGCTCGTGTGCGGGATGGACGGGATGAGGGTCTGGTAAGGGAAGACCTCCTGCAAGACATGCTGAGTCCAAACTCCAGCTGCGGGAGCTTGCTGGATGGAGATGGAAGCCCGGACAGCTTCACCGAAGAGCAGGACTCATCGGTGGAGTCCAGAGCATCTGGACGAGGACTGCACCACTCGGCCATGACTGTGGACACCAGTAACCAGCGATGA
- the pdzk1ip1 gene encoding PDZK1-interacting protein 1, which translates to MGKAVRVFYCLLLTLEVVTAQTGRVERLLPNWLTGIIAVAVFLFLVFITFIVNKTWCKDSSQEDKVSMTTNEYAMTNGSNTNLDSVRSHEHCNAYENVIFHKPEETVTVM; encoded by the exons ATGGGAAAAGCTGTCCGAGTGTTTTACTGCCTGCTGCTGACGCTGGAGGTTGTTACAGCACAAACAG ggagaGTTGAGAGGCTACTACCAAACTGGCTCACTGGCATCATCGCTGTTGCTGTGTTCCTCTTCCTGGTCTTTATTACCTTCATTGTCAACAAAACCTGGTGTAAGGACTCAAG CCAGGAGGATAAGGTCAGCATGACAACCAATGAATACGCCATGACCAATGGGTCAAACACAAATCTGGATTCAGTCAG GAGTCATGAGCACTGTAATGCTTATGAGAATGTGATTTTTCACAAACCTGAAGAAACCGTGACAGTCATGTGA